One Gammaproteobacteria bacterium DNA segment encodes these proteins:
- the purN gene encoding phosphoribosylglycinamide formyltransferase, translating into MVVLVSGRGSNLQALMDAVQDGTIPGRIAAVIGNRPGAYALERARRAGIPCRLLDHRGFPSREAFDRALAALMDEYGPHLVVMAGFMRVLTPAFIAHFRGRMLNIHPSLLPAFPGLHTHERAIAAGVAEHGATVHFVTEEVDGGPAVVQARVPVEPDDTPEALAARVLEQEHRIFPAAVAWFCSGRLRLADGLPLLDGRPLAQPLQGTTD; encoded by the coding sequence ATGGTGGTGCTGGTGAGCGGCAGGGGGAGCAATCTCCAGGCCCTCATGGACGCCGTCCAGGACGGCACCATCCCGGGCCGTATCGCCGCCGTCATCGGCAACCGCCCCGGGGCTTACGCCCTGGAGCGGGCCCGCCGGGCCGGCATCCCGTGCCGCCTGCTGGACCACCGGGGCTTCCCCTCCCGCGAGGCCTTCGACCGCGCCCTGGCGGCACTGATGGACGAATACGGCCCCCACCTGGTGGTCATGGCCGGCTTCATGCGCGTCCTCACGCCGGCTTTCATCGCCCATTTTCGCGGCCGCATGCTGAACATCCACCCGTCCCTGCTGCCGGCATTCCCGGGCCTCCATACCCACGAGCGCGCCATCGCCGCCGGCGTGGCGGAGCACGGCGCCACGGTGCACTTCGTCACCGAGGAGGTGGACGGCGGCCCGGCGGTGGTGCAGGCGCGGGTGCCCGTGGAACCGGACGACACCCCGGAGGCCCTGGCGGCGCGGGTGCTGGAGCAGGAGCACCGCATCTTCCCCGCCGCCGTGGCCTGGTTCTGCAGCGGCCGCCTGCGTCTGGCCGACGGCCTGCCCCTGCTGGACGGCCGCCCCCTGGCGCAACCCCTGCAGGGCACGACGGACTGA
- the hda gene encoding DnaA regulatory inactivator Hda gives MAWQLALGLKTDDFPTFEAFVAGGNREAVTILHDLVIAARPGVAYIWGPAGSGKTHLLQAACVGGPAAGIYLPLAELAHHGVGLLDGLESRTPLCLDDIGTVAGDGAWEEALFHLFNRAQSAGALVVMAGRSPPRGLGIRLPDLLSRLVGGLGIPLRAPTDEELVEILRAMTARRGMRVADDVLGYLLSRERRELGYLAMLVERLDRCSLASQRRVTIPFIKEVLDASESS, from the coding sequence GTGGCCTGGCAACTCGCCCTCGGCCTCAAGACCGACGACTTTCCCACCTTCGAGGCCTTCGTGGCAGGCGGCAACCGTGAAGCCGTAACCATCCTCCACGACCTGGTCATCGCGGCGCGGCCCGGTGTCGCCTATATCTGGGGGCCGGCGGGTAGCGGCAAGACCCATCTGCTGCAGGCCGCCTGCGTCGGCGGGCCGGCGGCCGGCATATACTTGCCCCTCGCCGAACTCGCCCACCACGGGGTGGGCCTGTTGGACGGCCTCGAATCCCGGACGCCCCTGTGCCTGGACGATATCGGCACGGTGGCGGGCGACGGCGCCTGGGAAGAGGCCCTGTTTCATCTGTTCAACCGCGCCCAGTCCGCGGGGGCGCTGGTGGTGATGGCGGGTCGCTCACCGCCGCGCGGCCTGGGGATCCGCCTGCCCGATCTGCTGTCCCGGCTGGTGGGGGGGCTCGGGATCCCCCTGCGGGCGCCCACGGACGAGGAGTTGGTGGAAATCCTGCGGGCCATGACCGCGCGCCGGGGCATGCGCGTGGCCGACGATGTCCTCGGCTACCTGCTGAGCCGGGAGCGCCGGGAACTCGGGTATCTAGCGATGTTGGTGGAACGGCTGGACCGGTGTTCTCTGGCCTCTCAGCGGCGCGTAACCATACCGTTTATTAAGGAGGTCCTGGACGCGTCGGAGTCCTCTTGA
- the rfbF gene encoding glucose-1-phosphate cytidylyltransferase: MKVVILAGGYGTRLSEETATIPKPMIEIGGRPLLWHLMKLVSARGFNEFIVALGYKGHVIKKYFLEYPRLQSDLHIDIASGAVNADRTSHEDWTVDLVDTGTASMTGGRLKRLRHLLNDTFILTYGDGLSNIPIDRLVEFHRCHGRLATVTAVRPPSRFGVLRLEGERVTTFNEKTDYPGTLINGGYFVLEPEVIDYIEGDQTVWERAPCERLASEGQLMAYRHDGYWQCVDTLHELRLLRETWDGGGAPWKVW; the protein is encoded by the coding sequence ATGAAAGTCGTCATCCTCGCGGGAGGCTACGGAACGCGGTTGTCTGAAGAGACCGCCACCATTCCCAAGCCGATGATCGAGATCGGCGGGCGCCCCCTGCTATGGCACCTGATGAAGCTTGTCTCGGCCCGGGGTTTCAACGAGTTCATCGTCGCCCTCGGCTACAAGGGCCATGTGATCAAAAAGTACTTCCTGGAGTACCCGCGGCTGCAATCCGACCTCCACATCGACATCGCCAGCGGTGCGGTGAACGCCGACCGCACGTCCCACGAGGACTGGACCGTCGACCTCGTGGATACTGGCACGGCGTCAATGACCGGCGGGCGCCTCAAGCGCCTGCGCCACCTGCTGAACGACACCTTCATCCTCACCTATGGCGACGGTCTGTCAAACATCCCCATCGACCGCCTTGTGGAATTCCACCGCTGCCATGGCCGGCTGGCCACCGTCACCGCCGTGCGCCCACCGTCGCGCTTCGGTGTGCTGCGGCTCGAAGGCGAGCGGGTCACCACCTTCAACGAAAAGACCGACTACCCTGGCACCCTGATCAACGGCGGCTACTTCGTGCTCGAGCCCGAGGTCATCGACTATATCGAGGGTGACCAGACGGTGTGGGAACGAGCCCCCTGCGAGCGCCTCGCCAGCGAGGGCCAGTTGATGGCATACCGCCACGACGGTTATTGGCAGTGCGTGGACACCCTCCACGAGCTGCGGCTGCTGCGCGAGACCTGGGACGGCGGCGGTGCCCCCTGGAAGGTGTGGTAG
- a CDS encoding DUF2066 domain-containing protein, with the protein MKRILLSALLVAWFSAVPQIAVGAGVEVVHLYRAVAPVDSQDVAERRRALKDALFMVLVKVSGQPAETLRERLDGAIDDPVGYVQQYRYESLPRSAPTSGKALRTLGLDVEFDKDAVDRLLRNAGLPVWGRVRPATLVWLAMEAGSSRRLATPSDRPGLWRALEARARERGLPLVIPLFDLEDQAGLDAADVWGGFSEAILEASRRYGADGVLTGRLYRDASGLDVSAWILLRDGAERAWRFRDGDHKAQAGRAVDRLAQWLARDFAVPRKAGPRGHMDMHVSGLETVDDYGRLMAYLEGLDAVEKASPRVLDGTDMTVRINATVAREQLLQTLGLGQVLRPLPAGDGDLWFELAR; encoded by the coding sequence ATGAAAAGAATCCTGTTGTCCGCACTGCTGGTCGCGTGGTTCAGCGCGGTGCCACAGATTGCCGTCGGTGCGGGGGTGGAGGTGGTCCATCTGTATCGCGCCGTCGCGCCCGTGGACAGCCAGGATGTGGCCGAGCGGCGCAGAGCGCTGAAGGATGCCCTGTTCATGGTGCTGGTGAAGGTATCGGGCCAGCCCGCGGAGACTCTGCGCGAGCGCCTGGATGGCGCCATCGACGATCCGGTGGGTTACGTTCAGCAGTATCGCTATGAGTCCCTGCCCCGGTCCGCGCCGACCTCGGGTAAGGCCCTCCGGACCCTCGGCCTCGACGTGGAGTTCGACAAGGACGCGGTGGACCGCCTGCTGCGGAATGCCGGCCTGCCCGTGTGGGGCAGGGTACGACCGGCAACCCTGGTGTGGCTCGCGATGGAAGCCGGGTCGTCGCGCCGGCTGGCCACGCCTTCCGATCGCCCCGGGCTGTGGCGGGCCCTGGAGGCGCGCGCCCGGGAGCGCGGACTGCCGCTGGTGATTCCCCTGTTCGACCTGGAGGATCAGGCGGGGTTGGACGCCGCCGACGTGTGGGGCGGTTTCTCCGAGGCCATTCTGGAGGCATCCCGGCGTTACGGCGCCGACGGCGTGCTCACGGGGCGCCTGTACCGGGACGCATCGGGGCTGGACGTCAGTGCATGGATCCTGCTCCGCGATGGGGCGGAACGCGCATGGCGGTTCCGCGACGGCGACCACAAGGCCCAGGCGGGGCGTGCCGTCGATCGCCTGGCCCAGTGGCTGGCACGGGATTTCGCCGTGCCCCGAAAGGCAGGCCCCAGGGGGCATATGGACATGCATGTGTCGGGATTGGAGACCGTGGATGATTACGGCCGCCTCATGGCCTATCTGGAGGGGCTGGATGCAGTGGAGAAGGCCTCTCCGCGGGTATTGGACGGTACCGACATGACGGTGCGTATCAACGCCACGGTGGCACGGGAGCAGCTGCTGCAGACCCTCGGCCTCGGCCAGGTGCTGCGCCCCCTGCCCGCCGGCGACGGGGACCTGTGGTTCGAGCTGGCGCGGTGA
- the purM gene encoding phosphoribosylformylglycinamidine cyclo-ligase, with the protein MNEDPKRPLSYKDAGVDIDAGNRFVEQVKTLAATTRTPGAIGGLGGFGALFELPLDRYRHPVLVSGTDGVGTKLRLAIDAGRHDTVGIDLVAMCANDLVVQGAEPLFFLDYFATGRLDPDTSVDVVRGIAEGCRQAGMALVGGETAEMPGMYTPPDYDLAGFCVGIVEKDRIIDGSRVRPGDAILALASSGPHSNGYSLIRKVLEQAHVDLARRIGGVPLIDALLAPTRIYVRPLLELIARVPVHGIAHITGGGLVENIPRVLPAGTAADLAVESWEWPEIFGWLQDQGNIEPGEMLRTFNCGVGMVIMVAENEVGHALESLRGAGETAWQAGTISASPETTPRVNFV; encoded by the coding sequence ATGAACGAAGACCCCAAACGACCCCTATCCTACAAAGACGCGGGCGTGGACATCGACGCCGGCAACCGTTTCGTGGAGCAGGTCAAGACCCTGGCGGCGACCACCCGCACGCCCGGTGCCATCGGCGGTCTGGGGGGCTTCGGTGCCTTGTTCGAATTGCCCCTGGACCGCTACCGGCACCCCGTGCTGGTCTCCGGCACCGATGGCGTGGGTACCAAGCTGCGGCTCGCCATCGATGCCGGACGCCACGACACCGTGGGTATCGACCTGGTGGCCATGTGTGCCAACGACCTCGTGGTCCAGGGGGCGGAACCCCTGTTCTTCCTCGACTACTTCGCCACCGGCCGTCTCGACCCGGACACCAGCGTAGATGTGGTCCGGGGCATCGCCGAGGGCTGCCGCCAGGCCGGCATGGCCCTGGTGGGGGGCGAGACCGCCGAGATGCCGGGCATGTATACGCCCCCCGACTACGACCTCGCCGGTTTCTGCGTCGGCATCGTGGAAAAGGACCGCATCATCGACGGCTCCCGAGTACGACCCGGGGACGCCATCCTGGCCCTGGCCTCCAGCGGCCCCCATTCCAACGGCTACTCCCTGATCCGCAAGGTGCTGGAGCAGGCCCACGTGGACCTGGCCCGGCGTATCGGCGGTGTCCCCCTCATCGACGCCCTGCTGGCGCCGACCCGCATCTACGTGCGCCCGTTGCTGGAACTCATCGCACGGGTCCCGGTCCACGGCATCGCCCACATCACCGGCGGCGGCCTGGTGGAGAACATCCCGCGGGTGCTGCCCGCCGGCACCGCCGCCGACCTCGCCGTCGAATCCTGGGAATGGCCGGAGATCTTCGGCTGGCTCCAGGACCAGGGCAATATCGAGCCCGGGGAGATGCTGCGCACCTTCAACTGCGGCGTCGGCATGGTGATCATGGTGGCGGAGAACGAGGTCGGGCACGCCCTGGAGAGTCTGCGCGGGGCCGGGGAGACCGCCTGGCAGGCCGGCACCATCAGCGCATCCCCGGAGACCACACCGCGGGTGAACTTTGTCTGA
- a CDS encoding inositol monophosphatase family protein: protein MQAMLNIAVRAARRAGDIIVRHYDRVDSLKVESKSYNEFVSEVDRQAEAAIIDVIARAYPGHAFLAEESGETGESEFVWIIDPLDGTTNFLHGFPVFSVSIALQVKGRLEVGVVYDPMRQELFKGLRGSGATLNDHKIRVSRQTKLEGALLGTGFPYRDLEHLDRYLAIFRELMQTTAGIRRPGSAALDLASVACGRLDGFWEYGLKPWDLAAGALLIQEAGGFVGSMDGRGDPLDTGDIVAGGERVYTALRGVIADHWGSGA from the coding sequence ATGCAAGCAATGCTGAACATCGCAGTCCGGGCCGCCAGGCGGGCCGGCGACATCATCGTCCGTCACTACGACCGAGTCGATAGCCTCAAGGTCGAGTCCAAGAGTTACAACGAGTTCGTCTCGGAGGTGGACCGGCAGGCGGAGGCGGCCATCATCGACGTCATCGCCCGCGCCTACCCCGGGCATGCCTTTCTCGCCGAGGAGAGCGGCGAGACCGGCGAGAGCGAATTCGTGTGGATCATCGACCCCCTGGACGGCACCACCAATTTCCTCCACGGCTTCCCGGTGTTCTCCGTGTCCATCGCGCTGCAGGTGAAGGGCCGGCTGGAGGTGGGGGTGGTATACGACCCCATGCGCCAGGAACTCTTCAAGGGCCTGCGGGGCTCCGGCGCCACCCTCAACGACCACAAGATCCGCGTCAGCCGGCAAACCAAGCTGGAGGGTGCCCTGCTGGGCACCGGCTTCCCCTACCGCGACCTCGAGCATCTCGACCGTTACCTGGCCATATTCCGGGAACTCATGCAGACGACGGCGGGGATCCGGCGCCCCGGCTCCGCGGCCCTGGACCTCGCCAGTGTGGCCTGCGGGCGCCTGGACGGCTTCTGGGAGTATGGCCTCAAGCCCTGGGACCTGGCGGCCGGCGCCCTGCTGATCCAGGAGGCCGGCGGCTTCGTGGGGAGCATGGACGGCCGCGGCGATCCCCTCGACACCGGCGACATCGTGGCCGGCGGCGAGCGGGTGTACACCGCCCTGCGCGGCGTCATCGCCGACCACTGGGGGTCCGGCGCGTAG
- a CDS encoding class I SAM-dependent methyltransferase: MSSPLTCRACGEPLEVSFADLGMSPLSNAYLREQDLGRMEAFFPLHARVCSHCLLVQVEELVAPADIFGDYSYFSSYSESWLTHCRDYAATVIERLGLDGGSLVLELASNDGYLLESFRAAGIPCLGVEPAVNVAAVARARGIETVSAFFGTDLARRLAAERGRARLVIANNVLAHVPDLNDFVAGIGLVLAPGGTATLEFPHLLRLIEGNQFDTIYHEHFSYFSLLTVRTVFEHHGLQVYHVEELPTHGGSLRLYVCHRDDAGHPESVAVARVMASERVFGLHQLDVYRAFAERVKRTKRDILAFLIEARNEGRRIAAYGAPAKGNTLLNYCGIRTDFIDFTVDRSPHKQGRYLPGTHIPVHAPEVIARERPDDLFILPWNLRDEIIDQMGFIRDWGGRFVVPIPTPEVVA, translated from the coding sequence ATGAGCAGCCCCCTGACCTGCCGCGCCTGTGGCGAGCCCCTGGAAGTGTCCTTCGCCGACCTCGGCATGTCACCACTATCCAACGCCTATCTCCGCGAGCAGGACCTGGGCAGGATGGAGGCTTTCTTTCCCCTCCACGCCCGGGTGTGTAGCCACTGCCTGCTGGTGCAGGTGGAGGAGCTGGTGGCGCCGGCGGACATCTTCGGCGATTACAGTTACTTTTCTTCCTACTCCGAATCCTGGCTCACCCACTGCCGAGACTACGCCGCCACGGTCATCGAACGCCTCGGCCTCGACGGCGGCTCCCTGGTGCTCGAGCTGGCCAGCAACGACGGCTACCTGCTGGAGAGCTTCCGAGCCGCCGGCATCCCCTGCCTCGGGGTAGAGCCGGCCGTCAACGTGGCGGCGGTGGCGCGGGCAAGGGGCATCGAAACTGTGAGCGCGTTCTTCGGCACCGACCTCGCCCGGCGCCTCGCCGCGGAGCGGGGCCGGGCACGGCTGGTCATCGCCAACAACGTGCTGGCCCACGTCCCCGATCTCAATGACTTTGTGGCCGGCATCGGGCTCGTGCTAGCACCCGGTGGCACCGCCACCCTCGAGTTCCCCCACCTGCTGCGGCTCATCGAGGGCAACCAGTTCGACACCATCTACCATGAGCACTTTTCCTATTTCTCGCTGCTCACGGTGCGCACGGTGTTCGAGCACCACGGGCTGCAGGTCTACCACGTGGAGGAACTCCCCACCCACGGCGGCTCACTCAGGCTCTACGTCTGCCACCGCGACGACGCGGGCCACCCCGAGTCAGTGGCTGTGGCGCGGGTGATGGCCTCCGAGCGGGTCTTCGGCCTCCACCAGCTCGACGTCTACCGCGCCTTCGCCGAGCGGGTGAAGCGCACCAAACGCGACATACTCGCGTTCCTCATCGAGGCCCGGAACGAAGGCCGGCGCATCGCTGCCTACGGTGCCCCGGCGAAGGGCAACACCCTGCTCAACTACTGCGGCATCCGCACCGACTTCATAGACTTCACCGTAGACCGCAGTCCCCACAAGCAGGGCCGCTATCTGCCCGGCACCCACATCCCGGTCCACGCCCCGGAGGTGATCGCCCGCGAGCGGCCAGACGACCTGTTCATCCTGCCATGGAACCTGAGGGACGAGATCATCGACCAGATGGGCTTCATCCGCGACTGGGGCGGGCGCTTCGTGGTGCCCATTCCCACTCCGGAGGTGGTGGCGTGA
- the rfbC gene encoding dTDP-4-dehydrorhamnose 3,5-epimerase: protein MRFVETAIPGAYVVEAEATADDRGAFFRIWCYDELIATGLDAALAQCSISTNRRRGTLRGMHYQAAPHEEVKLVRCIRGRIFDVIVDLRPDSPTHRQWLGLELSAENRSALYVPAGCSHGFQTLEDDSEVLYHISRSYAPDHQRGHHYDDRKLKIAWPMTPTVVSEKDRALLQL from the coding sequence GTGAGGTTCGTGGAGACCGCCATCCCCGGGGCCTACGTGGTGGAGGCCGAGGCCACCGCCGATGACCGCGGCGCCTTCTTCAGGATCTGGTGCTACGACGAACTCATCGCCACCGGCCTCGACGCCGCCCTGGCCCAGTGCAGCATCTCCACCAACCGGCGGCGCGGCACCCTGCGGGGCATGCACTACCAGGCCGCGCCCCACGAGGAGGTGAAGCTGGTGCGCTGCATCCGCGGCCGCATCTTCGACGTCATCGTCGACCTGCGCCCCGATTCGCCAACCCACCGCCAGTGGCTGGGGCTTGAGCTGTCGGCGGAAAACCGGAGCGCCCTCTACGTGCCGGCGGGCTGCTCTCACGGCTTCCAAACCCTGGAGGACGACAGCGAGGTGCTCTACCACATTTCTAGGTCCTATGCCCCGGACCACCAGCGAGGGCATCACTATGACGACCGAAAGCTCAAGATTGCTTGGCCGATGACCCCTACGGTGGTTTCCGAAAAAGACCGGGCGCTCCTCCAACTCTGA
- a CDS encoding CDP-alcohol phosphatidyltransferase family protein, with amino-acid sequence MVRAGAVNPRHIPNALTIARMLMIPPAMLELVRGNHLTAMVIMAVAGITDGLDGYLARRFDWRSRLGAILDPLADKLLMMASYITLGYLGHIPLWLTLLVVGRDVVIMAGATVYYYLFDQIEMTPTPLSKANTALQVALLVVVVGALAGLAVPPWGLAGMIWLVAASTLVSGLHYVWVWSDEARQAAGGD; translated from the coding sequence GTGGTTCGAGCTGGCGCGGTGAATCCGCGCCATATCCCTAATGCGCTGACCATCGCACGGATGCTGATGATACCGCCGGCGATGCTGGAACTGGTGCGGGGAAACCACCTGACGGCGATGGTCATCATGGCGGTGGCGGGTATCACCGACGGCCTGGATGGCTATCTGGCGCGGCGCTTCGACTGGCGCTCGAGGTTGGGCGCGATCCTCGACCCCCTGGCCGACAAACTCCTGATGATGGCCAGTTACATCACCCTGGGCTATCTCGGGCACATCCCCCTGTGGTTGACGCTGCTGGTGGTGGGACGGGACGTCGTCATCATGGCCGGCGCCACCGTCTACTATTACTTGTTCGATCAGATCGAGATGACGCCGACGCCCCTCAGCAAGGCCAACACGGCCCTGCAGGTCGCGTTGCTGGTCGTGGTGGTGGGCGCCCTCGCCGGACTGGCCGTGCCCCCCTGGGGATTGGCGGGGATGATCTGGTTGGTTGCCGCATCCACCCTGGTCAGTGGCCTGCATTACGTCTGGGTGTGGTCCGACGAGGCGCGGCAGGCCGCGGGCGGGGACTAG
- a CDS encoding RNA methyltransferase, translated as MSSNEEPRGLAGVRVVLVEPSHPGNVGAVARAMKTMAVRDLVLINPARYPSAEATARASGADDILAAAPVVETLDEALAGCVFVAGTTARRRHLSWPLADAAAGAGRLLEERKSGPVALLFGREHSGLTNEEVERCNMLVRIPANPEYSSLNLAAAAQILCYELFRQSAEGRLSPAAGQVPRIEATVDEVNGMLEHLRGVATAVGFLDPESPRLLMRRLSRLFNRARLERTEVQIVRGLLAAVERKLRQGAKREG; from the coding sequence ATGAGTTCAAATGAAGAACCCCGGGGGCTGGCGGGGGTACGGGTGGTGCTGGTGGAGCCCAGCCATCCCGGCAACGTGGGCGCGGTGGCCCGGGCCATGAAGACCATGGCCGTGAGGGATCTGGTGCTGATCAACCCTGCCCGCTACCCTTCCGCCGAGGCCACTGCCAGGGCCTCGGGGGCCGATGACATCCTCGCCGCCGCGCCTGTCGTCGAGACGTTGGACGAGGCCCTGGCGGGCTGTGTCTTCGTGGCCGGTACCACGGCGCGCCGGCGGCACCTGTCGTGGCCGCTGGCGGATGCCGCCGCGGGGGCGGGGCGCTTGCTGGAGGAGCGCAAGAGCGGGCCCGTGGCCCTGCTGTTCGGCCGCGAGCACTCCGGGCTCACCAACGAGGAGGTGGAGCGCTGCAACATGCTGGTGCGGATCCCGGCCAACCCGGAGTACAGCTCCCTCAACCTCGCCGCCGCGGCGCAGATCCTGTGCTACGAGCTGTTCCGGCAGTCCGCTGAGGGGCGGTTGTCGCCCGCTGCCGGGCAGGTTCCGCGCATCGAGGCCACGGTGGACGAGGTGAACGGCATGCTGGAGCACCTGAGGGGGGTGGCCACGGCGGTGGGGTTCCTGGACCCCGAATCCCCGCGCCTGCTCATGCGCCGGCTGAGCCGCTTGTTCAACAGGGCGCGCCTAGAGCGCACGGAGGTGCAGATCGTCAGGGGTCTGCTGGCCGCCGTGGAGCGCAAATTGCGCCAGGGGGCGAAGAGGGAAGGGTAG
- a CDS encoding Uma2 family endonuclease, which produces MKQAPSLHISTEEYLTRELTSPLRHEYVAGTIHAMAGAGRRHNLIAGNISSRLRQAARGGPCRVFISGMKVRVPAGDAFYYPDVAAACDPADTQEFYLEAPCLIVEVLSPATEAIDRREKLHAYRTLPRLTEYVLVSQEARHIEIHRREPAGDWILILLEENDPVELRCLDVTLTMDEVYEDAL; this is translated from the coding sequence ATGAAGCAGGCCCCCAGTCTCCACATCTCCACCGAGGAATACCTGACGCGGGAACTCACCAGCCCGCTGCGCCACGAATACGTGGCCGGCACCATCCATGCCATGGCCGGCGCCGGCCGGCGCCACAATCTGATTGCCGGCAACATCTCCTCACGACTACGCCAGGCGGCGCGCGGTGGCCCCTGCCGGGTGTTCATATCGGGCATGAAGGTACGGGTGCCGGCCGGCGATGCCTTCTACTACCCGGATGTCGCCGCCGCCTGCGACCCCGCCGACACCCAGGAGTTCTACCTCGAAGCGCCCTGCCTCATCGTGGAAGTCCTGTCACCGGCCACCGAGGCCATCGACCGCCGGGAGAAACTCCACGCCTATCGCACCCTCCCCCGGCTCACGGAGTACGTACTGGTCTCCCAGGAGGCACGCCACATCGAGATCCACCGCCGCGAGCCGGCCGGCGACTGGATCCTGATCCTGCTGGAAGAGAATGACCCCGTGGAACTCCGCTGCCTCGATGTCACCCTCACCATGGACGAGGTCTATGAGGACGCTTTGTGA
- the rfbG gene encoding CDP-glucose 4,6-dehydratase → MTPGFWNGKRVLVTGHTGFKGGWLSLWLSRLGARVTGYALAPPTEPSLFVAAGVAEGIVSMEGDIRDYGALAACFAEARPEVVFHLAAQPLVRASYDDPVETFETNVLGTVHVLEAARHALNLRVVINVTSDKCYENQEWPWGYRESDRLGGKDPYSGSKACAEMVASVYANSFFDRGRTAGPVTLASVRAGNVLGGGDWGADRLLPDLARVLAAGGRPLIRNPDSIRPWQHVLDPLAGYLALAEALWTGGRDYAGPWNFGPAVDDARPVRWLADGFCDAWGDAAHWLDAREDDAPPEARVLKLDCSRARSLLGWAPRLPLADALGWTVEWYRDFYAGKDMVTRTLAQIERYATLGEAP, encoded by the coding sequence GTGACACCGGGCTTCTGGAACGGCAAGCGGGTGCTCGTCACCGGTCACACCGGCTTCAAGGGTGGCTGGCTGTCGCTGTGGCTATCGCGCCTGGGCGCGCGGGTCACGGGTTACGCCCTGGCCCCGCCCACCGAGCCCTCGCTGTTCGTGGCCGCCGGGGTAGCCGAGGGCATCGTTTCCATGGAGGGAGATATCCGTGACTACGGTGCCCTGGCGGCCTGCTTCGCGGAGGCCCGCCCCGAGGTGGTGTTCCACCTAGCGGCGCAACCCCTGGTCAGGGCGTCCTATGATGATCCCGTGGAAACCTTCGAGACCAACGTGCTCGGCACAGTCCATGTCCTCGAGGCCGCGCGCCATGCACTCAACCTCAGGGTGGTGATCAACGTCACCAGCGACAAGTGCTACGAGAACCAGGAATGGCCCTGGGGCTACCGTGAGAGCGACCGGCTGGGCGGCAAGGACCCCTATTCCGGCAGCAAGGCCTGCGCCGAGATGGTGGCCAGTGTGTATGCCAACTCCTTCTTTGATCGCGGCCGGACGGCCGGCCCTGTTACGCTAGCCTCGGTGCGCGCCGGCAACGTCCTCGGTGGCGGCGACTGGGGCGCGGACCGGCTGCTGCCCGACCTGGCCCGGGTGCTGGCGGCGGGTGGGCGCCCACTCATCCGCAACCCCGATTCCATCCGGCCATGGCAGCACGTGCTTGACCCCCTGGCCGGCTACCTTGCCCTCGCCGAGGCCCTGTGGACGGGGGGCCGGGACTACGCCGGCCCGTGGAACTTCGGTCCCGCCGTCGACGACGCCCGGCCCGTGCGCTGGCTGGCCGACGGCTTCTGCGATGCCTGGGGCGATGCCGCGCACTGGCTGGATGCCCGCGAGGACGACGCCCCGCCCGAGGCCAGGGTACTCAAGCTGGACTGCAGCCGGGCCCGCTCCCTGCTGGGCTGGGCCCCGCGTCTGCCCCTGGCCGACGCCCTCGGCTGGACCGTGGAGTGGTACCGGGACTTCTACGCCGGCAAGGACATGGTCACCCGCACCCTGGCCCAGATCGAGCGCTACGCCACCCTCGGCGAAGCCCCATGA
- a CDS encoding cephalosporin hydroxylase family protein, which yields MKASLFAKYSYNFSWLGRPVIQYPQDLIAMQQIIWSVQPDVIIESGIAHGGSLVFYASMLALNATCGGSQDARVIGVDIDIRGHNRAAIEAHPMFNRISMIEGSSVDPEVIEKVRGEAEGKQTVLVCLDSNHTHEHVLAELKAYAPLTSVGSYCVVFDTIVEETPECCPADRPWGKGNNPMTAVHEYLAAHPEFEVDRDMDYRLLISAAPEGYLKRVR from the coding sequence ATGAAGGCCTCCCTCTTTGCGAAGTACTCCTATAATTTTTCCTGGCTTGGTCGCCCAGTTATTCAATATCCCCAGGACCTCATCGCGATGCAGCAGATAATATGGTCGGTACAGCCCGACGTGATCATAGAGTCAGGCATTGCGCATGGAGGCTCATTGGTCTTTTACGCGTCAATGTTGGCGCTAAATGCGACCTGTGGCGGATCCCAAGATGCCAGGGTAATAGGTGTCGATATAGATATAAGAGGTCACAACCGAGCGGCCATCGAGGCACATCCCATGTTTAACCGTATATCGATGATTGAGGGCTCCAGCGTCGATCCCGAGGTGATAGAGAAGGTCAGGGGCGAGGCGGAGGGAAAACAAACGGTCCTCGTATGTCTCGACAGCAACCACACCCACGAGCACGTGTTGGCTGAACTCAAGGCGTATGCACCGCTCACCTCGGTAGGTAGCTACTGCGTGGTGTTCGATACGATTGTGGAAGAGACGCCGGAGTGCTGTCCCGCGGACCGTCCATGGGGAAAGGGCAACAATCCCATGACTGCTGTCCATGAATATCTTGCGGCGCATCCCGAATTTGAAGTCGACCGAGATATGGATTACCGGCTTCTTATCAGTGCTGCACCCGAAGGATATCTCAAGAGGGTCCGATAG